Genomic window (Arachis hypogaea cultivar Tifrunner chromosome 13, arahy.Tifrunner.gnm2.J5K5, whole genome shotgun sequence):
AATTATCATCCGTACAATGAGAGATGGTAGAGGAGCATATGGCTGAGATCCGTGGGAGGATTCTGACATCGCGGTGTCTATCGCTAGAGACATCATCGTTGAGATAGTGCGCTGCTGAGCGGATGGAGGTGGTGGAGGAGTCCACTATGATGAAGCAGACAAACGACTTCCTGGTTGCAGGGTGGCGCAGTAGTAGGAGCTATGTAGTTGGagttagggaccatgatgaacggTTAGTCCTGTGCACCCATTGCCTATGACGTCACAGGAATAGTCGGAATAGAGTGGGACGATTGAGAAGTCCCAGGAGTACCAGTAGAATCCATCCCTCTTTGagctatttttacaaaaatcagCAACAATCAACAAATTATTAATCACAACTTCAAACTAATAGGTGTAATTAACAACTAATCTACCTAACATCCTATATTCTAATCTAatcaacataaaaaataatggagTTTGAATAATAAGAGCTGGAAAGGGGGTGCTACCTGGAGGGAGCAGCGGCGGTTCGACGGCATAGCGGCAGAAGCGGTGTTTCGTCGGGGAGACAAAGAACAATCGCCGAACGACGAGAAGAGGGTTGTCGGAGGGACTGCTGGAGAGAATATGGAGGGAGAGATGAGACGGtgtagagagagagagggtttgcAGTTCGAATTTAGAGTACGATTATTGTTGGATTTACTGACGGAAAAGTCCATCGGTAAATCTTCGCGTGTGACTAAAACGTAATGTTTTACTAATACAGGTAACTGTCGGATTTATTCCCCTGTAAATCCAAAAGTAAACATAGCGCCAACTTTTTACTTTTTTCCTCCATTTATTACCGTCGGCGTTACCGTCGAAAAAGAGAATCCTTCAATAAAATTTGTATCCGACGAATTTATTATCGAATCTGCCAGTAAAGTCGTCTCTACCTTGTAACGCTAAATTCgatggtatttaatatttttcttgtagtgtaatcaaaattaaactcatcttttattatttattagagtttaattttgatgcacagtATATAACTTTTTTCTTTTGAATGAGCATTCGCGAAATCAATATAGGTGTAAAATTACTTGAcactaattattatatatttttctttaataaaatatattattgggAGGGTTTTCGTTTTCCCGCCCATTGCTTCAATTTCCAATTTCCTGAAACATTTGTTCCCAATTTCACGAACCTCACTTCTCATTCTTCACACAACACAACAATGGCTACTGCGACTTCTCCCACTGTTCctatggaagaagaagatgacgtcacagccacagccacagccacaAACCAAAACCTTCAAACTCATCAAAACGGCGTCGTTCCTTCTTCTCCCATGCTTCCCGTTTCCGACGACAAAATCCTTCTCCCTGGTTCCTACTTCTTCCACTTTCCCTCTCATTCCTTCtccttgatttttccttattctcATTTTCTCACCATTTTCTTTCTTCGTCTTTCAGTTGAGGTCTGCTTGAAGCCTTCCAGCACTGCTTCTATCCGTGACGTTCGTTCCGCTATCGAAAGGCACACGCATTTCCCCCAATTCCCCTAATTATTTCTTTAATTGAGTTTCTTAAGCTTGAATTTGCTCTTGTTTTGAGTTTAATTCGGAGAAGATTACAACTTTTTTCTCGATTTCAGGATGCTTGAGAAGAGGAGTTTGAGCTATTGTGATGGCCCCATTCCTCTCCCCATGGACGAGCCCTTTCTCGCCGACAACGTCCACAGAATTTGTATTTGTGACACAGGTACTACCCTATTGTGTcttgatttgtttatttattttattattgttattaggaGTTAGGACatcaaattagttatttatttactgtaattgttattgttgttaactTGTCATTAAGTGTATTAGCTACGGCAAGCTTAGATAATGTTAAATATAGTTAGCCTAGCaactgtttgatattttgttCGACTAGCATTGGATTGGAAAGCTCTCAAATTGTTGATTGTTTTTGTGAGAGCTTTTCGACGAGGTGCCAATGCTGAGTTGCAATTTCAAAAATGGTATCAAATAagtaatttcaaaatattaaacAGTTATAGTTTGCTATTCATAACCGTAGCTAATGGTTTGATTGCTATCATTTTGATGCTTCGTgtgtgaattttatttttgtttttggtatTGTTGTCACTCTGAAATTCAGCAAACTTGGTTTCTCAGTGATTTGAGTGTTTTAGCATGACAAAAAGCTGGAATATTTTTGTATTCAAAGGACTAGAACATTGAAATTCGCCTCTTGTGCTTTTGAAGCTATCATTTCCTTTAGATTTGAGAGAGAGATCCATTTCTGCATCTCCAATTCTGATTTCTGATGCTGaaatcttacttttcttttttttcctttgtagATGAAGGGATGCACAATGATAATGTTCTTTTGTTCTGGCAAGTCAAGCCAGTTGTCCATGTCTTTCAGGTGAAACAGCTTGATTTCATTTAATATCAGTTGGTTGAATACGATATTCAATGAATAAGTGGTTTCATAACTTTGTCACTCAATCATCTAAGTTGTAAGCTATACAAATGTTTTGTTTCGTTCTACATCGACATCACATATTCCCTTAAATTTTACATGTTTCTATTTCTTTGGTCCAAAAATCTATTCCCTATGTATTTTCAGTTGAAGCAGAGCTCAACTTATAATATTGTCTAAATTTTGATTTGTCAGCTTAGCGAGGAAGGACCATGTGAGGATATAAGCTCTGATGGCCAGAGTTCCAACTTCAATGAATGGATTCTTCCTGCAAAAGAATTTGATGGCATGTGGGAAAGGTTGGTACTTGATAGCATTTTATGATTTTCTTCAACTAGTTCTATACTGttgttatttttatcttttgtaattTTGACTAAATATCAATATCATAGTTCTAAACCAGTTTACCTGAACTACCAATCATTGATTTTGCAGTTTAATATTCGAATCTGGTCTAAAGCAAAGGTTGTTACGTTATGCAGCTAGTGCTTTGCTCTTTACTGAAAAAGGTGTTGATCCATTCCTTGTTTCATGGAATCGGTAAGCACTGAATATTTGTTTACTTAGGAATGCCTTGTTTGTTTGTATGGTCTTCAATTCTGAATGTAAATTTGCAACATACATACTTTGGTTTTGGGACATCTTTAAAACAACTCAGTAAATTTGTTAAGATTCGATAGAGTTCCTTTAAAAAAAAGCTTGCAGTTTGAGGGACTACGGCTAACTCTTGCAAACCCTGAAAGAGAAGGGGGGACTCAACAGACAAAGGAAGGAGGCCAAAAACTTGCTGATGGTGGAACTATACTTATTGTGTTCATTAGATTGTGAACTAAAAGCTAATAGCATAGAACTTGCACAAATAATatcattttggatgtgttttaagctaatcatgtttacttttatttatttgaatttaattctACTAATGCAAGTAAAATTATTGGATagattcataaccaataataatgaGTTCTATCTGGAAAAAtagaattaaagaagaaaaagaaactatgaagttgatatataagtttttttttttgagacGACTGAATCATGAATATATCTTGACATTTTTGGATTCTTTTGGATATTTACAGCATAATTCTTCTACATGGACCCCCTGGGACTGGAAAGACTTCGTTGTGTAAAGCATTAGCTCAGAAATTATCGATTCGATTCAATTCAAGGTGCACTGACACTGTTAAAATTTTAATACAATAATTTTCCAATGAGACAAGTATAAATGAACAAAAACTCACCAGTTTATTGTTGTACTCAGATTCCCACAGTGCCAGCTTATTGAAGTGAATGCACATTCTTTATTCAGTAAATGGTTTTCTGAAAGTGGCAAGCTGGTATGCATGTACAACAGTTATTAGAAGTACCAATGCTTTGTAGTTGATGAATTTCCAATTTGTTATCACTTCAGAGGTTATTAATAGATGAACTGTTATTACGTTGTATTGTTTCACTGAATGCACAATTGTGTTTCCTTGTTGTTTAGGTTGCGAAACTTTTCCAAAAGATTCAAGAAATGGTAGAGGAAGAAAGCAATCTAGTATTTGTTTTGATTGGTGAGGCAGAACG
Coding sequences:
- the LOC112736295 gene encoding pachytene checkpoint protein 2 homolog — encoded protein: MATATSPTVPMEEEDDVTATATATNQNLQTHQNGVVPSSPMLPVSDDKILLPVEVCLKPSSTASIRDVRSAIERMLEKRSLSYCDGPIPLPMDEPFLADNVHRICICDTDEGMHNDNVLLFWQVKPVVHVFQLSEEGPCEDISSDGQSSNFNEWILPAKEFDGMWESLIFESGLKQRLLRYAASALLFTEKGVDPFLVSWNRIILLHGPPGTGKTSLCKALAQKLSIRFNSRFPQCQLIEVNAHSLFSKWFSESGKLVAKLFQKIQEMVEEESNLVFVLIDEVESLAAARKAAISGSEPSDSIRVVNALLTQIDKLKSSPNVIILTTSNITAAIDIAFVDRADIKAYIGPPTLQARYEILRSCLQELMRTGILTSLQGCDNTTLPSYASAKDRSSAPDFHEVTASMQLCNQLLETAKACEGMSGRSLRKLPFLAHAALANPFHCNPIKFLCTMIETAKRERSELPD